The DNA sequence GATCAACTCACCCTGTATGAGATAAACAGAAAATAAATCATGTGAAACgcgacttttatttatttcctaaAATAGCTTTTAACTTAATTACCAATTGATCCCAAAGGAATACAGAATTCCATGGTGTTGATTGATTGAATATCCTACTGCCACTGCATGTAGCCATTGTTGTTAACCACCATACAAATTTATGAACCCATttcattgttaattatatacttattataaacaagtatttaagtatttagaaaaaattgctatcaatgcaattattctaataaaagtaatctgaaaaattacaaaaatccTCCAAAGGAAAATTCTTATAAGATCGCACTGTTCAGTTCTGCAGAATATTTGCGACTAATCGTGACAAAATTCAAATCCTCtcataattatatcaattataatatGATACACAtctagtattatatatttttccaaccTAGTTGAATTTATTGCTGACGCAACTTGGAAGCTAATTGGGATTCCGTGATTGCGATAAACgaataatgtgaaaaaaaacatatattacatacaatgaaaatgatttctgagcaatttgtttttattcattatatatgcAAACATCGTGAcggtataaatttatgaacaagtcaatattttttattgataaagtaatttttgtaagCATCCATGAATAATATTGACCATAACCAATTGAAGATATTcgctatatttttatagatatataatctCTTCTATTAACAAGATATTAAGAATGAAAAAGTTTCATACTTGCATGAATcacttttgtatttttaatactctGTATAAGTCTTATATTCTGCTACAGAACATGGATTAATACAACTGtttcaatcaataaaaattgtaaatattataccTCCTATTATAGTTACAACATTTTGCCCTCGCccttcaattttaaaataaaagggaATTGTCTTTGATACAATTTCGTTGATTTGTAAGCTtcaataataagtaattacacTAAAGAATTAATACCTAGATACATTACTAATATAACTTCTATCTAATACGaataaaccataaaaaaaaatggagccCAAGTCAAGCTTGACTCCAACTCTGTGTCGCAATGGCTGCCGATCCTACGGTTCACCAGATACAGATGGTCTCTGTTCTCTATGTTTCAAAGAAACCATGAAAGATAACCAGCAACCGACAGTTAATACTGattcacaaaaaatatatgagaattcCGATCAGCTGCCAAGTATGCCCAGTAATCCTGTTTCCATGAATACGTCTATCGAATCTACTATTTCTACGGTTTCGCACTCTGCcacagaattattaaatttagaagAAATCAACAGTGAAATAAAAGTTAGTGATATAGTTATTAATAGTGACGTAACAGATTGTTCAGCCCGAAAAGTTGACACAGATGATTGGGTTAATGAAAACAGAGCCcgtaaaaaatctaaaaagcCTAAAAACCGTTGCGCTGAATGCCACAAAAACACCGGCTTAGTGGGATTTGACTGTCGCTGTGGAGGACTTTTCTGCTCCAAGCATCGATATAGCGACATGCATGATTGCAAATTTGATTACAAAGAAATGGGCGCTCAAGAAATACGGTCTCAAAATCCAGTTGTAATCGGCGAAAAAATCaggaaaatttaaactatttaagcaCATGTTAGCCGTCAAGTAATTGTACTTGttcataaatttacttaaagacaatatttaaaatgatatattaaaacataaacttttcttttatgCAGGTTGAAAATGAAGGAGAGACCCGCAAAACTTTAGTCTAGTATGATAAGTTTACACTTTCAAgatatcaaaaaatacttGTACAAATTGGTAGCAGTcaacaaatatataagaaattcCTAGTTAGCACGAGTCATAAGATCGTGTTAATTACGTTCCTACCCTTTGTACAGACAAACATTGAATGATTTAGTGAGATCTTCGGACTGATGCgcaacaatttttttgcattgcTGATGTTGTTGAAAAAATGACCAAACTTGATTATTTAGAGGAAGCAAAAGTTGTAACAATgttgataatttgaaataagatgcgaaacatgaaaattttaaatgaaccATTTCCATAAACGATGCATGAGAAATTCCTAGTTAGCATGAGTATTAAGATAGTGTTGATTACGTTCCTATTCTTTGTACAGACAAACATTGAATGATTTAGTGAGATCTTCGGACTGATGCgcaacaatttttttgcattgcTGATGTTGTTGAAAAAATGACCAAACTTGATTATTTAGAGGAAGCAAAAGTTGTAACAATgttgataatttgaaataagatgcgaaacatgaaaattttaaatgaaccATTTCCATAAACGATACATGAGAAATTCCTAGTTAGCATGAGTATTAAGATAGTGTTGATTACGTTCCTATTCTTTGTACAGACAAACATTGAATGATTTAGTGAGATCTTCGGACTGATGCgcaacaatttttttgcattgcTGATGTTGTTGAAAAAATGACCAAACTTGATTATTTAGAGGAAGCAAAAATTGTAACAATgttgataatttgaaataagatgcgaagcaagaaaattttaaatgaaccattttcataaacaaaaatataaaaaaattgacattttattcaaatatagtaatttttggacGTGTCTGATAATTTgctttattcatttttgattcattaatttttatttacaagtgaACTATAAACATGgaaatgacaaatttttcacttcagtaaaaaattataaattcccaTACAATTtgctttataattattatttatttctcttctTTTTGGGATACATCGACCACGAAGCGTCGGCTGctttacttactttttttgtaacttatcCGTAATACtgtagttaataatttaaaaaaaattttttaattagtcaattgcgtattcaaaaattatataaaacctaaaaaataatttcttacatTGTCAACGTAATCAGCATAGTCATGTGTATACTTTGCACATAATCTCAGAAGTCCACCAATAATAGTTGGTTCTTGGTAACCAAGATCTCTTGACTATAAAAGAAaccaatatttattgaaatttacatAACCTAATTaccttaaaatttatatctattcaGCTCTTCGAGTTAGAATAAAGTTATATCTTGCATTGAACTACGAACCGATTACAATAAAGTttgcaataattaaaagaaattgtaAAGGCGAAGATCTGgtcataatttttgaaacatttactAATCTGCATTATGAGTTATTTGGGGAAAAGAacgtaaattgttatttttgaaatttttccctCGCCATATTcatcgaacaaattaaccgattaagATGATTCTTCCGGCAATCGACTCGTTTTATCGCGcgctagagctgattagatttaaaaatcaactGATCAAgtcatttttgataaattaaaaaataagaaaaacatAATATATTACCAATTTATCGTATCTATCagctaaattatattttaaatttccccaATCTCTATACGCCTTTCCTAATGGCGATTCATTTCTTTTTGGAGGCTGTGGAGTGAATGAGTTTGGGTTAGGAGTTGTAGTCTTTGGAACATGTATGATATCTCTGTTTGGTGTATTCGATTTAACttcagaattttttgaaactatTCTATAAGAATAAACCTGAAAAAGTATCAAACATTGAATCTTTAgagttaacaaataaatataaaaatagtacacAATAGTAATAAAAGCGACGATCTATTTACAAGGTtgcaattaatgattaatgaatTAGAATGCTTTCAAAAAGACTACTAATGAACAATTTTACAGTTTAATCTATTGTTcactgataatttaatttgtgtaTTTACCTCAGAAATGGCGCAGATGATGAAGATCatgcaaaataatttgtttaaagaCATCTTGTtcttaaattgattttaatttagaggtctaattttcaactttataaaattattattttatcggcAAATGACCAACGTAATCTATATACTAATGGTTATAACTATTTTATACtccttatatattattgccACGTTCAAGTATAccttcgaaaaaattaacagtTCAATGGAAAGGGAATTCCCGGTCGAATATGGATTTAGTCGTAAATGcagataattatttgaagAATACTTGGGCATAATAATTGTAGCAAAAGTCTACATAataatgaaacaaatttttaaatgcctACTGTATAATTTCATACAGTAAAGCTGCATTCTGAAATAATTGGATACTGTTTGATTACCTACGGAACTATTTGATACTGTTTTATTGTCaacaacaaatattttaaaaaatatttacgaaaCGCCTGATTtccatgatttaaaaaaatgacttggaataattcaaaataatttgaaatgatttagaacaatttgaatcgaatAATATACACCTGTTGGAATTGAAGAAGGATGCTATGGAATTGGCGTATATAGAGAATGTACAGTATATTGGAATTGTTTAAATAAGgttgataataaatacaatactgACACTTTATTGATACagaaactaataataaatgaatacacttgaataataaaatgaacttGAATAATGACAAAACTTAATGTCTATATGTATACAGTACACTGTAAGTATGACCCGAGCTGACCGATACAAGGATTAGATAGACACTGACTCTGTTCTCAAAAGAGGTACAGGGAGTACCTAAGGGATGTAAAGTTTCCCTTCTCTAGGTACACACTTTTTCGGAAACTGTATATATGTAACTGTGTAGGTGTTGTATATAGTGTAAGTGTGTATAAGTATTGTTGTAATACACCAACACCCCTCCTCAATGATAGCTTCCTCTGTTGAcgataaatgtatttattttgagtaTAGAAATACACTTAACAtgcaacaaattatttttcttaattggGGTAAAAGCTATtctggtggaaatttttcggacttCTGTCTTAAAAACTCAGTTCCAGAGttctaaaaactttttcaaagttccaaagactttttaaaacaaaagtccgaaaaatttccaccagggtATTCATGTTTTTCAGGAAAAAGTGAACTTAATAGAAGTATTAAGcgattaaacaaaaaattttctttgcaTTTACAGAAACTCATCTCTATAGAGCactataggaaatttttttgtgcttatcatttgaatataatttttaaaaatatgaaattcgaaaattttattcggaCATTCTAGGAAATGTAAATTCGTCAAAAAAAGcattagcttttttttttttaattaattttttttttttttgttacagttTATAGGTGTTTTGATATATCctgcattttaaaattagagaTAAAAACTTAATTAGAGAAAACGGTAGATCATTACATATATTTGGGAATTTTTAAGACAATTAACTAACACACATATAATGGTTACTTTATCATATGAACATCACAGCAAATTAATATTGTAGATTAGATATTTCTTATAGTCATTAAGTGTCAAATGAGaagaacaaaaacaaaatacttACGTTTCAATTACTTTGGCCtaatgatatattatttaatgatatttttttgattccaGGAATTTCCTATACTTACCAAATACTCAATCgcaacaaagaaaaaaaaacttattatatCATCAACtttgctgataaaaaattattaaaattttcgaacaAAATTCGTTCTCTTTGTCTGCTTGGTTTTTTCCTTTGCCCCTTCTTCtactcattttttaatggaGTTATGATCAATTTGATTGGCTGCAAAAAGCGTcgataaattttcgattttacataaatagcgaaaaaaattccgatttaataattatttgcttgACCGAAACTCCGGAGAAGCTCGAAACTATTGTACATCCATTTGAAATTTAGTAAgaaatttgttgtttaataaaatacgattatcatatatttatgtatttggCTATGAAGTTTAAGCTTCTtgcttataaaattaattatttttcctctaatattttatatttttacagaaagtagttgaaaataaacaatttttactaaaagttgcagaaaaaaaaatcattgacaaaaaattttctttcgatTATCCTCTATTGGGTCATTTTCAGAGGCTCATTTGATGGTGGGTGAAAAAGTCCTAACATCTCATAcatctgaaaaaaatcatttaaatttaataattgaacgaaattaataaaaaattatgataatattcaAGTTGCTTGAAAAGAGGCTGAGAAATTTTAGGGTTAAGGAGGAAATCTCTACccttatatacattatatatatatatatatatatatatatatatatatatatatatatatatatatatatatatatatatatatatatatttgaaaattatttaaagtcatTAATGCATACTTCAGGTGCTTTTTCTTTGAAACATTGCACTATTTCTAGAGCGTTTTTGCATCCATCGGTGGTCATATTTggtttgactaaaaaaaaatagacgtataattaaaagaaatgaaaatgatgttaattcatttttttttaaataaactactgCTGCACGGACCTGAATCATAAcacatgaatatatatttcctAGCAGCTTCTCTCAAATTATCTTGTACTTCTTGCGCAGCGAGATTTGGATCAAACTCTCCTTTTTCGTTCATctgtaattgaatttttttttttttttaattgaaattgtattgaaattcataaataatattgacaaTTGTGTAGCTTTgtaattctattaattttagtgggaatttaatttttaaatttgtagcTAATTTACGAAGAAAAATGGAGGCGggaaaaaagtcaattttgtCATCTGTTGTCTAGATAAGAAAGTAGTCTGAGGCAGGGGTCAGATTTTACTGACGACCCTGATTGCCAGACTTTCTAGTCAGAAAATTGACATCCATTTGTTGTGAGCAAATTGATGACAACTTCGGTTGTAACTATTGACTGCAAGTTGTTGCTGACTTTATCTGCAAGCTGTAGACAACTTTCCATCAATTTATGGAATGACTTGCCTGCAACTTTCATTGAAAGTTGACTTCCAGTTGTcgtcaacttatggaaataCCACTTTGCCATTTTTGCGTTCGGGCTACAAGTTGCGACTTGCAATCTGTCAATTTGGCTATCAGGAGAGTTTCCATTACTAAATTGTTGTCATagtattttacaaaattgtaCGGTTGGCTATTTATTCTAaagatgtttatttaaaaaatgctacaacattaaaaaacttacaatATTGATATctttgaataaacaaaatagatAACAGCTGAAATCACTTGGATTTTCTTCTCCTAGTTTGAGGATttctataaaagaaaaataataaactttctgagaaaattgaaggcaattAATGGGATGCCAACTTTTACAGAAAGTTGACATCCAGTTGTCGTCAACTAATGGATgccttttgccaccaactttctcagaaagttgctatcaacttatggaaatgaaattttttgacgcCAACTTGACGTCAAACTGATGCTAACTTGGCTATTAGGTGCAGTTAttatgaatagaaaaaaaaactttcactCTTACCATCACTTAACTTAAATTCACTGCTACATTTTTTTCGTGTAGATGCATGTGGGTCTGATTGATCGATTGCCTGcagaaataattgattttaaataaataaatatatgagcaAACATAAAATATCGATATTCTATTGAAATGAACGACCCATTATTGCTTACTTCAGAAGAAAAcataaaaacaacaataaatatatataataaacacatatatttaatattcgaatccatttttgtttaattatttcacttaATCTCTTTcactagaaaaaaatcagtGTCTataaaactgaattttttttcatatccaaataaaaatgactttgTTGGTTGCATTTATAAtaatcgattattattattatactatacatggaaataaaattatgcatattatgttaattttaaaaattacatcctatcattatttatataacaaaattcattgactattattattatcagcgAAATcgcagtaaattatttataataattacaatatcaGTTCAATTACAAGTAATTgtagttaataaaatactacATAATTtctaaacaattatttaagaatGTGATTgtatgaattttatcaaaaaaactagtatataataaaaaaaaaaaattatgcgtTCTTTTGGCTCTAAATTTAAAGATCAACCcccaggaaaaaaaatttataaaaaaaaacatacatataaaaatataaataatatgttaaaaaaaatatatttttcatagcTAACTTTTGACcgatttttgtatatattttaaatatatattttgtatatatttttaaatacattaaaaatatatcttagaaTATATAACAAATACATGTCTggaaatatagaaaaaatgtaatataatagaaatatatgtttaatatattttttttatattttcatgcatgtatttttgatatatctcaattatatttaatatatatgaaaatcgGTCAATTTTAGctattaaacatatatttcatatgtattttgtacatattttttttatgaagaaGGCCGAAAAGGGTAAAAATATGTccttttgaaattaatgacTAAGACTTTCATCATTTGAatcctataaatatttaaaaattttaaatatagcTCTCCGATTCCTGCCgactcttaaaaaaaaaaagcaaaaggATTACTCGACCTGAACTTTTCAGTAGAAGTGAGTAACGGAGTAGTAATTACAGTATATTTTTACACCTCCAACCCGGTATGGAAGTTCCTTGTTTCTTCCCCAGATCAAAGCTACTCCTTCAATGCGTTACCCTCAATTTGTTGCCTGATGGTTCTCTTTCGAGACCCTGTCCCCAGACGTAGGATTTAACTTCGCTTTGCTTGcgcaatttttcatttctctgAGATTGTGATAACTTGCAAAGAATCTTTAAGACCCAACAGGGTTTCGTTGGAAGTACCCATCAACCTTAaccttcaaaattttctatattcaAACCACTCTAATAACGAGCACCTGCGAGAAACAATTAAAAGCGCGCCATCTGTAACTTTTTCTagaactataaaaataaatttgaatttaaaaatcaccataatttaaaaattcaaatttcccaCGTAAAACCATATTaccatcaaaataaaaattatttacccaaaacaattataaaatatatgttttattttttcaaaatttgaattttatgtcagaaataaaaaaatatcaaatattagaaaaactacaggtaattaaattttcccgcgtaaatttatctattgaCCAAACATACTATTgattatattcaatatatttaaaatataatatctcacgtgataaatattttgtttttattaattgattagttttaaaaaattcaaaattttttaccgcgcaaataaataaaactaattaatacacataattattgtttgCGATCAGAATAGacaatatgaaaaatatataacgttttatatataaagtataacaaaaaaaaaatgttctatCTTATCGACGAAGCGAACCAATGAGAATCGTCAACAAGCTGCAGTGCGCACTTCCATTCattcgttaaattattaatgcgctgctaaataatttttgtttttaaaatatacgtaagtaattgaataaatatatactaaattattatttaataataaagtttttttttattcattaattttaatataaatattatatttatgacatttttggaataaatttatctggaAATTTTGTACCAGCTTCCATTGT is a window from the Microplitis demolitor isolate Queensland-Clemson2020A chromosome 4, iyMicDemo2.1a, whole genome shotgun sequence genome containing:
- the LOC103570303 gene encoding general odorant-binding protein lush-like, which encodes MDSNIKYMCLLYIFIVVFMFSSEAIDQSDPHASTRKKCSSEFKLSDEILKLGEENPSDFSCYLFCLFKDINIMNEKGEFDPNLAAQEVQDNLREAARKYIFMCYDSVKPNMTTDGCKNALEIVQCFKEKAPEMYEMLGLFHPPSNEPLKMTQ
- the LOC103570301 gene encoding AN1-type zinc finger protein 6-like → MEPKSSLTPTLCRNGCRSYGSPDTDGLCSLCFKETMKDNQQPTVNTDSQKIYENSDQLPSMPSNPVSMNTSIESTISTVSHSATELLNLEEINSEIKVSDIVINSDVTDCSARKVDTDDWVNENRARKKSKKPKNRCAECHKNTGLVGFDCRCGGLFCSKHRYSDMHDCKFDYKEMGAQEIRSQNPVVIGEKIRKI
- the LOC103570302 gene encoding uncharacterized protein LOC103570302, yielding MSLNKLFCMIFIICAISEVYSYRIVSKNSEVKSNTPNRDIIHVPKTTTPNPNSFTPQPPKRNESPLGKAYRDWGNLKYNLADRYDKLSRDLGYQEPTIIGGLLRLCAKYTHDYADYVDNYYG